The following nucleotide sequence is from Chlorogloeopsis sp. ULAP01.
ACAGATTACAATAATGGTTTTGTTCTGCCAACAGCAATTCCGCAAAGAACCATGGTACAGCTAGGTTTTAGTGCTGATGGACAGCACCATTTCTACTCGGAAAATTTAGATGAGCGAGTAGATATTCTAGAAATTAAGCATACGCCATCGGGATTTACAAGTTATATTTTTGGCTGTATTCAAGTTTTACAACAAGAAGGGCATACAATACCATCGCTAAATTTGTACGTTAAATCATCTATTCCGATTGGTTCGGGTTTGTCTAGCAGTGCGGCTTTGGAAGTTGCAACCCTGCGGGCATTACGCCAACTCCTCAATCTTGCGATTGATGATGTCGAAATTGCTCAATTTGCACAGCAAGCAGAAATTCATTACGCTGGTGTGCAATGCGGCATCATGGATCAGATGGCTGCGAGCCTTGGTGACACTGAACATATCCTGTTTTTAGATAGCCGTACTTTGGAACGCCGTATGCTACCTTTGCCTGCTGGAGCCGAGATTGTGGTGATAGACAGTGGTGTGCCTCGTACGCTAGCAAGTAGCGGGTATAACCACAGAAGAACTGAGTGTCAAGAGGCAGCACGATTATTGAAAGTTAAGGCATTGCGAGATGTTACCAACAGTAGTGCAGTGAAAGCTTTACCCGAACCTTTGCAACGTCGCGCCCATCATGTGGTGACAGAAAATAATCGCGTGTTGGAGGTTTTGCATGGTGTATCATCTGAACGCTTTGGCAAATTGATGAATGCTTCCCATGCCAGCTTACGGGATGATTACGAAGTTTCTGTAACTGCACTAGATACTTTGGTCGAAATGTTGCAGAAAACTTCAGGAGTGTTTGGCGCAAAGTTAACAGGTGCGGGTTTTGGTGGTGCTTGTGTGGCTTTAGTTGCAGCAGGTGAAGGGAAAAATATTGCCATAAAAGTGCTTGAACAATATAACAATTTAGGTAATACTGGACGAGTTTTAGTTCCCACTTGTATTTAAGCGGTTAAGATTTTGGTATAAAAGATGACTTCAAAAGTAAAAAATTAAAGGAGAGATTGCCAAGCTCAACAAAGTATAAAGAGCGATCGCCTACTTCTGGAATTGAAGCCGAAGTCGCGATCGCATTTAATCCTTTGCCCTTCTATTTTTAAGAGAGATCGTGTCCACTTTGAAGAAGAAGATTCTCTCGGATTATGCCAAGTGCAAGTTCGCACATCGTAGCAGTAGCATTCCGAGGTGGCCTCGGATTGTCTGGATCGATAGCTCTGTATGCTTTAGCCGTTTGATAGATAGAAGAATACTTCTTTGTGTTCTCAAACACCGATACAAGATTATTGACTTCATTGCCCGGTTGCCCAGCATCCCAAGTCCACGGCTTATCGCCATACATTTCCTTTGTATACCGCATGAACAAGATCTGAGATTCTACAGACGGCACCCACGTATCGACATAAGTTGCCATCATATCCCAAAATTCATCTTCAGGCTTATTCTGCCATTCCTTCACCAGTTCTTTGATACGTTCTATTTGTTCAGGAGTGAAGCCAAAATCTTGCAAGTTTTGATCGCTACCTGATTTGCCTGCTTGGAGAAAACTAACTAGCCCAATGGTGACACCCGTTGCTGAGATTAAGACACCGACAACCCCAAAAGTAAGAGCAATCCAGTGTTTGGCAACATAATTTCGTAACGTCCGCTTCTTTGACATGGAGTCACTAGCCTTTTCAAGGGCTTCTTTCCCCTTTTTAAAGTTGGGATCGTCCTGATCGAACTCCTGCCCACCAGTATTTATCTCACTAAGCTCTAATTCATCCTTCTGTTGTCTTGCATCGATCTCCTGTGAAAGTTTGAGATCGCTACCTTTAATAAGGCTGATTTCCTTAGCGGACTGCTTTCCAGTGTTACTTAAAGATTTCTGGGCATTTTGGGCTACTTCTTCACTTTCTTCGTCAACTTCTTCCTCAGTTTTGTCTTCATATTCATCTTCCAATGTTGGGTCAATCTTTGTTTCAGCCATGGTAAAACTCCCTTTTGTTATTAATATTGCTTGTCTTTTGCGTATTTACTTGCAGTCTCTACAATGCAATTCGGTATCGCTGGATGGTTGTGCCTGATGTGGGTATTACAGTTTCATTTTGAAAAACCCCTCCATTTTTTTGGATAATACGTGAAGAGGCTATATTTTCTGCATCACAAGTGAGCAGAACTTCTTTTAACTCCATCAGCTTTGCCTTTTCAAGCGTCAAGAAGAGAAGATAAGTTCCATATCCTTTTTGACGTGCAGTGGGTCGAATGTGATAACTAATGTGTCCGTAGTACTGTCTGAGCCTTGGTGTGAGTCGATGATGGATCTTGCTTGCCCCAATCAATAAGGAATCATCTTTGACTAACCAGTACGTGCTGAGAGGAACTGTTTGTTGTCGTTGCTCGGAGTCTTTTGACTGACGGATCAAACGTGCTAGATAAGCCGAAAAATTATACTCGACCATATAACGAACCGTACGATATTGGTCTTCACCGAATTGCTCAAACTCATTCACCATATCCAAAAATGGTTTGGCAAACTTAGTAGATGGTTCTACCAAAGCCACATTTTGCATTCTGCTGTTAAGATGAGCAACTTCGGAGTCATTCATCAAGCTTTGGTTCATTTTTCTTCAATAAGGCGAATCGCTATTATCTTTTTATTAAGCGTATTGTTTGTATTCATCACGCATACTTTCCCATTGTTTAACCGTATCTTTTGCTTTTTGGGGTTCACTGTTGTAATACTGTTTGAGCAATTGTGCTGTCAGATTTGCCACATATGTGGAATGTGAACTATCAGCTTGGTCTTTGTGTTCGACTGTCTCGGCTGCTCCACAACCAGGAGAAGTATTTGGAAATCGGTAAAGCGCACCCGTACTACTGTCCTTGTAATCCCATTCCTTGATACAGTGAGACCCGTACATACCCATGTTTATACAGTTTTGATCTTGATAGACAGCCGATACCTGACCCAATCGCTGCGATATTTTTTGATCTATATCT
It contains:
- the galK gene encoding galactokinase — its product is MNFQQLFAKPPEAEASAPGRVNLLGEHTDYNNGFVLPTAIPQRTMVQLGFSADGQHHFYSENLDERVDILEIKHTPSGFTSYIFGCIQVLQQEGHTIPSLNLYVKSSIPIGSGLSSSAALEVATLRALRQLLNLAIDDVEIAQFAQQAEIHYAGVQCGIMDQMAASLGDTEHILFLDSRTLERRMLPLPAGAEIVVIDSGVPRTLASSGYNHRRTECQEAARLLKVKALRDVTNSSAVKALPEPLQRRAHHVVTENNRVLEVLHGVSSERFGKLMNASHASLRDDYEVSVTALDTLVEMLQKTSGVFGAKLTGAGFGGACVALVAAGEGKNIAIKVLEQYNNLGNTGRVLVPTCI
- a CDS encoding GNAT family N-acetyltransferase — protein: MNQSLMNDSEVAHLNSRMQNVALVEPSTKFAKPFLDMVNEFEQFGEDQYRTVRYMVEYNFSAYLARLIRQSKDSEQRQQTVPLSTYWLVKDDSLLIGASKIHHRLTPRLRQYYGHISYHIRPTARQKGYGTYLLFLTLEKAKLMELKEVLLTCDAENIASSRIIQKNGGVFQNETVIPTSGTTIQRYRIAL